The nucleotide sequence CGTCGCGGAGGCGGCGGCGGGCGCTGCCGCCGCGGACTCCGACGAGAACCGCCGCCAGGTCCTGTACTGGAGGCTGCTGTCGCACCTGTTCGACCACGAGGAGCAGGCCACGCTGGAGACGGCGAGCCTCGCCGTCGTCGAGGACGTCGGTCTGCCGTCCGCCCTGCTCGACCCGAAGGCCTCCGTCGACTCCGTCGTGCAGCGGCACCCCGACCTGGCCGCCGAGTTCGACGGTCTGATGGCCGTGGAGCCGGACCCCGACGGCACCCGCGACCGGGCCGCCGAGGTGCGGCGCGCGGCCCTCGCGTCGAAGGTCCTGCTCAATGTCTTCGCCGCCGCCTCCGGCACGGTCACCGCCTCGCAGCTGGCCCGCTGGCAGTCGGACGCGGGCTGGCTGGAGCGCGCCCTGGGCTGCCGGCCCGGCGAACTGCGCGGCGGGCGCCGCGCGGGCGGCGACAGCGGAGCCGGCGGCGCGGGCGTCAGCCCCTTCGGCACCGGCGGCGGCACCACCCCCGATCTCAGCCGGCTCATTCCCGAGATCGGCCCGGAACTCGGCTCCATCGAGGCCGACCTCGTCAAGCGGATGCAACTGCGCGAGGTCCTCGCCGACCCGAAGCTCGCCGCGCAGCTCACCCCGAGCATGTCGCTGATCGAGCAGCTGCTGCGCGACAAGGACAACCTCTCGGGCGTCGCCCTGGCCAACGCGAAGTCACTGATCCGGCGCTTCGTCGACGAGGTGGCCGAAGTGCTGCGCACCCAGGTGGAGAAGGCGACGGTCGGTGCGATCGACCGTTCGATCCCGCCCAAGCGCGTCTTCCGCAACCTCGACCTCGACCGCACGATCTGGAAGAACCTCACCAACTGGGACCCCGAGGAGGAGCGGCTCTACGTCGACCGCCTCTACTACCGGCACACCGCCCGCAAGACGACACCGCAGCGGCTGATCGTCGTGGTGGACCAGTCGGGCTCGATGGTCGACTCGATGGTCAACTGCACCATCCTCGCCTCCATCTTCGCCGGGCTGCCCAAAGTGGACGTCCACCTCATCGCGTACGACACGCAGGCGCTCGACCTCACACCCTGGGTGCACGACCCCTTCGAGACGCTGCTGCGCACCAACCTCGGCGGCGGCACGGACGGCACGGTCGCCATGACGCTGGCCCAGCCGAAGATCGCCGAACCGCGCAACACCGTCGTGGTGTGGATCTCCGACTTCTACGAATGGCGCAGCGAGCCGCTGTTCGAGTCCATGGCGGCCATCCACCGCTCCGGAGCGAAGTTCATCCCGGTCGGATCCGTGACCAGCGCCGGCCGCGCGAGCGTCAACCCCTGGTTCCGTGACCGCTTCAAGGACCTCGGGACGCCGGTGCTCTCCGGCCACATCCGCAAGCTCGTCCACGAGCTCAAGGCGTTCCTCACCTGATTCGGCCCACGCCCAGGACGCCGCTTCTTGCTTCGCACCTTCACCTGACCACTGAAAGGCTTTGACATGTCCGAACTGCTG is from Streptomyces cadmiisoli and encodes:
- a CDS encoding vWA domain-containing protein, whose product is MTKHINGHIDAHTDGPGDGPTDGHTAGNADGNADGSTDPNPSDVAEAAAGAAAADSDENRRQVLYWRLLSHLFDHEEQATLETASLAVVEDVGLPSALLDPKASVDSVVQRHPDLAAEFDGLMAVEPDPDGTRDRAAEVRRAALASKVLLNVFAAASGTVTASQLARWQSDAGWLERALGCRPGELRGGRRAGGDSGAGGAGVSPFGTGGGTTPDLSRLIPEIGPELGSIEADLVKRMQLREVLADPKLAAQLTPSMSLIEQLLRDKDNLSGVALANAKSLIRRFVDEVAEVLRTQVEKATVGAIDRSIPPKRVFRNLDLDRTIWKNLTNWDPEEERLYVDRLYYRHTARKTTPQRLIVVVDQSGSMVDSMVNCTILASIFAGLPKVDVHLIAYDTQALDLTPWVHDPFETLLRTNLGGGTDGTVAMTLAQPKIAEPRNTVVVWISDFYEWRSEPLFESMAAIHRSGAKFIPVGSVTSAGRASVNPWFRDRFKDLGTPVLSGHIRKLVHELKAFLT